In Clostridia bacterium, one genomic interval encodes:
- a CDS encoding fused response regulator/phosphatase: MGKKILVVDDDRLSRELLVGFLTKEKYTVLEAASAGEARVLIYKEKPDLILLDVMMPGEDGFSFCSYVKKKWQEPFLPVILITALNDRQSKLQGLRAGADDFLSKPVDTIELMIKVRNMLKIRELHANLYNELVFARRVQENLFFAENHLQPQDKLFYRPCRPVGGDLIETWEQPDSRWALLADAAGHGPSAALIATAVKALIDKKCQDPALLLDRLNRKLCSLLANEDTAYYVTAICTKIEEEKISFAGAGHPPCLLKSRGRVRQLPSQGMPLGISTGITFEKGIAFYQPGDSLLLYSDGLFDILNEQELKEMLLLSDQEEFHLSLLAKINSCKPQDDISFLLLNL; the protein is encoded by the coding sequence ATGGGGAAGAAAATCCTAGTAGTGGATGATGACCGTCTCAGTAGGGAACTGCTGGTCGGCTTTTTAACGAAGGAGAAATACACCGTGCTGGAAGCGGCCAGTGCCGGCGAAGCCAGGGTGCTGATTTACAAAGAAAAACCGGATTTAATCCTGTTGGATGTGATGATGCCCGGCGAAGACGGGTTTAGTTTTTGTTCCTATGTGAAAAAGAAATGGCAGGAACCTTTCCTGCCCGTGATCCTGATTACGGCCTTAAATGACCGGCAGAGCAAGCTGCAAGGGCTGCGGGCCGGGGCTGATGATTTTTTGTCCAAACCGGTGGACACCATTGAACTAATGATCAAAGTGCGCAACATGCTGAAAATCCGGGAACTGCATGCCAACTTGTACAATGAACTGGTTTTTGCCAGGCGAGTACAGGAAAACCTGTTTTTCGCGGAAAACCACCTGCAGCCCCAGGATAAGCTGTTCTACCGGCCCTGCCGCCCGGTGGGCGGTGACCTGATTGAAACCTGGGAACAACCAGACAGCCGCTGGGCTTTGCTGGCCGATGCGGCGGGGCACGGCCCTTCCGCCGCTTTAATTGCCACGGCAGTCAAAGCATTGATTGATAAGAAGTGCCAGGACCCGGCCCTTTTGCTGGACCGCTTGAATCGGAAACTGTGCAGCTTGCTGGCCAATGAAGACACGGCTTACTATGTCACGGCCATCTGCACCAAAATCGAGGAGGAAAAGATCAGCTTTGCCGGTGCCGGGCATCCTCCCTGCTTGCTCAAATCCCGGGGCCGCGTCCGGCAGCTCCCCAGCCAGGGGATGCCCCTGGGCATCAGCACCGGCATCACCTTTGAAAAAGGCATTGCTTTTTACCAGCCCGGGGATTCCCTGCTGCTGTACAGCGACGGGCTGTTTGACATTCTCAATGAGCAAGAGCTGAAAGAAATGCTCCTCCTATCAGACCAGGAAGAGTTTCACCTCTCCCTGCTGGCTAAGATCAACAGCTGCAAACCCCAGGATGATATTTCCTTTCTCCTGTTAAACTTATAA
- a CDS encoding uracil-DNA glycosylase yields MKLVDLSLKELQQQLARCQNCSLWQTRTRVVIGEGDPKAKLLLLGEAPGGHEDMVSGQAFTGEAGEYLQEFLAFLNLTREQIYLTNTVKCRPTKPSARGRYGAYANRRPKASEIQACSPWLEQELKLVSPEIIVTLGTVPLSRLLGKNCSMKDFHGTPFFDEGHRAWVFPLFHPAAVIYNRRLKSVYLSDLARLKEFMVTVSSRAQSGEGLPGPER; encoded by the coding sequence ATGAAGCTTGTGGATTTGTCGTTAAAAGAACTGCAACAGCAGCTAGCCCGGTGTCAAAACTGCTCATTATGGCAGACCAGGACCCGGGTAGTTATTGGGGAAGGGGATCCCAAGGCGAAACTGCTCCTTTTGGGGGAGGCCCCCGGGGGACATGAAGACATGGTTTCGGGACAAGCTTTTACCGGAGAAGCAGGTGAATACTTACAGGAATTCCTGGCCTTCCTCAACTTGACCCGGGAACAGATTTACCTGACCAATACCGTGAAATGCCGGCCCACCAAACCTTCCGCCAGGGGAAGATACGGGGCTTATGCCAATCGCCGGCCCAAAGCCTCGGAAATCCAAGCCTGCAGTCCCTGGCTGGAACAGGAGCTCAAACTGGTCTCCCCGGAGATCATCGTCACTTTAGGCACGGTGCCCCTGAGCCGCCTCCTGGGGAAAAACTGTTCCATGAAGGATTTCCACGGCACTCCATTCTTTGACGAGGGGCACCGGGCTTGGGTCTTCCCTCTTTTCCACCCGGCAGCGGTGATCTACAACCGCCGGCTCAAATCCGTGTATTTATCTGACCTGGCGCGGCTGAAAGAATTCATGGTTACCGTATCCTCACGAGCCCAATCCGGAGAAGGGCTACCCGGCCCGGAACGCTGA
- a CDS encoding STAS domain-containing protein, which produces MLQVERRQNKLYVFLSGELTFFNSTETKEKIKEQIRGDEEQVILDVSALEMIDSSGVGVIISLLKKLNGKDLIIVAPQPKIARVFEITRINQIVPILPSLDQMHRQ; this is translated from the coding sequence ATGCTGCAGGTGGAACGGCGGCAAAACAAGTTATATGTCTTCCTGTCAGGGGAGCTGACTTTCTTCAATTCCACGGAAACCAAGGAGAAGATTAAAGAGCAAATCCGCGGTGACGAAGAACAAGTGATCTTGGATGTGTCCGCATTGGAAATGATCGACAGTTCCGGTGTCGGGGTAATCATTTCCTTGCTGAAAAAGCTGAACGGCAAAGATTTAATTATAGTGGCTCCGCAACCAAAAATCGCCCGGGTCTTTGAAATTACCCGGATCAATCAAATTGTGCCCATCCTGCCGTCTTTGGACCAGATGCACCGGCAATGA
- a CDS encoding LysM peptidoglycan-binding domain-containing protein, giving the protein MSVPEQNLLPPCASGRYYRVKAGETLTTIASRVGISLDELVSLNPHVDPLNLQPGQFLCLPGETPCPSGLYWEVAPGDTFYKIAREIGTTVERLIELNPFVDPHNLQVGQLLCLPES; this is encoded by the coding sequence ATGTCCGTACCGGAACAAAACCTGCTCCCGCCCTGTGCCTCAGGCCGCTATTACCGGGTGAAGGCGGGAGAGACTTTAACAACCATTGCCTCCAGGGTGGGCATTTCATTGGATGAGTTGGTCAGCCTCAATCCCCATGTGGATCCCCTTAACCTCCAGCCGGGACAGTTTCTCTGCCTGCCGGGGGAGACCCCCTGCCCCTCCGGCCTGTACTGGGAAGTGGCCCCGGGGGACACCTTTTATAAAATCGCCAGGGAAATAGGGACCACCGTGGAGAGGCTAATAGAACTCAACCCCTTTGTGGATCCCCATAACTTACAAGTGGGACAGCTTTTATGCCTGCCCGAGTCCTAG
- a CDS encoding HAMP domain-containing protein: protein MTWIRKRLLVGFGTVFTFMLILGIIAYWGTDFMNSVAADVNAQALLHKELLEAEIAHDKFMTDFYFMFLTNILPREPGGPHDCDFGKWYDGFSPPAHMEEIYTAINDPHQRIHRYAHQVWELAEAGDFTGAQDIFLHQVSPALNELKGLLEQLRELVGQETEQSMLSGQEKALQVKMLILAALLVTLAIANLLAHVTANAISNPIKLLAGISQQAAQGDLTVQIPALRVKGEVKELVDAFTTMLHNLKQLIANIAHTTKDTNEAGELLAGNADETKRAAEQISMTIQNIAESGDRLAKQADKLKEQSDSVKAIALGLKETALNNLDQAKQAEHMAQQGNKAVNAAIAQLTSVTETVDFATDAIQKLGMRSGEIAAIVEIIDGIASQTNLLALNAAIEAARAGESGRGFAVVAEEVRKLAVESAAAAEKITSLIEDIQSETTVTVNSMEVNSEEIAKQMAIIQRAGESLNALVDSAVNSRAAAERLLEMSGVLENNGTALASLVEAMTDSIVENAAGSEEVAASAEEQTAAQDEVAALAQKLKLLTEDLAKAVAIFKV, encoded by the coding sequence ATGACCTGGATTCGCAAGCGCTTATTAGTCGGATTTGGCACAGTATTTACGTTTATGTTAATCTTGGGAATTATCGCCTACTGGGGCACCGATTTCATGAACAGTGTAGCGGCGGACGTCAACGCCCAGGCCTTGCTGCATAAAGAGCTGCTGGAGGCGGAAATCGCCCACGATAAGTTCATGACGGATTTTTATTTCATGTTCCTGACCAACATCTTGCCGCGGGAGCCGGGGGGGCCCCATGATTGTGATTTCGGCAAGTGGTACGACGGCTTTTCCCCGCCGGCCCACATGGAAGAGATCTACACGGCCATTAATGACCCGCACCAGCGCATCCACCGGTACGCCCATCAAGTCTGGGAGCTGGCAGAAGCCGGGGACTTCACCGGGGCCCAGGACATCTTCCTCCATCAGGTATCCCCGGCCCTCAATGAACTCAAAGGCCTCTTAGAGCAGCTGCGAGAACTGGTGGGGCAGGAAACGGAACAGAGCATGCTGTCCGGGCAAGAAAAAGCCCTGCAGGTAAAAATGTTGATCCTGGCCGCGCTGCTGGTCACGCTGGCCATCGCCAATCTCCTGGCCCATGTCACGGCCAATGCCATCTCCAACCCGATTAAACTGCTGGCCGGTATCAGCCAGCAGGCGGCCCAGGGAGACCTGACCGTCCAGATACCGGCCCTGCGGGTCAAAGGGGAAGTAAAAGAACTGGTGGATGCCTTCACCACCATGCTGCACAACCTGAAACAGCTCATCGCCAATATCGCCCATACCACCAAAGATACCAACGAAGCCGGCGAGCTTTTGGCCGGCAACGCGGATGAGACGAAACGGGCGGCGGAGCAGATTTCCATGACCATTCAAAACATCGCTGAAAGCGGGGACCGGTTGGCCAAGCAGGCCGATAAGCTGAAAGAACAGTCCGACAGCGTCAAAGCCATTGCCTTGGGGCTCAAGGAGACGGCGCTGAACAACTTGGACCAGGCCAAGCAAGCGGAGCACATGGCCCAGCAAGGAAACAAAGCGGTCAATGCGGCCATCGCCCAGTTAACGTCGGTGACGGAGACGGTGGATTTCGCCACGGATGCCATCCAAAAATTGGGTATGCGTTCCGGGGAAATCGCCGCCATCGTGGAAATCATTGACGGCATCGCCTCCCAGACCAACCTCTTGGCTTTGAATGCCGCCATTGAAGCTGCCCGGGCCGGGGAATCAGGCCGGGGATTTGCGGTAGTGGCGGAAGAAGTGCGCAAGCTGGCGGTGGAATCCGCGGCGGCCGCGGAAAAAATCACCAGCTTAATTGAGGACATTCAATCAGAAACGACGGTGACCGTTAATTCCATGGAAGTGAACAGTGAGGAAATTGCCAAGCAAATGGCCATCATCCAAAGGGCGGGAGAGTCCCTCAATGCCCTGGTGGACAGTGCCGTCAATTCCCGCGCGGCGGCGGAACGATTACTGGAGATGAGCGGTGTGCTGGAAAACAACGGTACCGCACTGGCATCCCTGGTGGAAGCCATGACGGACAGCATTGTGGAAAATGCCGCCGGCTCCGAAGAAGTGGCCGCCTCGGCAGAGGAGCAAACGGCGGCCCAGGACGAGGTGGCGGCCCTGGCGCAGAAACTGAAGCTCTTGACGGAGGATTTAGCCAAAGCGGTAGCTATTTTTAAAGTTTAA
- a CDS encoding ATP-binding protein gives MKWYCTVKSSKAELQKARSLALAVLQEWGIPTSMNFDFDLILCELLANAAAHGNNWEPDKRVYLSMRWKPSRSMVLIFVADEGRQTILADVETVPCSESGRGLSILNELADRCKFGSGRVWIRKGVMNGEENPSSG, from the coding sequence ATGAAGTGGTACTGTACCGTCAAGAGCAGCAAAGCGGAGCTACAAAAAGCCAGAAGCCTGGCATTGGCCGTACTGCAAGAGTGGGGGATTCCTACCTCCATGAACTTCGATTTTGACCTCATACTCTGTGAATTGCTGGCCAACGCCGCCGCCCACGGCAATAATTGGGAGCCGGATAAAAGAGTCTATCTCAGCATGCGGTGGAAGCCAAGCCGGAGCATGGTGCTTATTTTCGTAGCGGACGAAGGACGCCAAACTATTCTCGCTGACGTGGAAACCGTTCCCTGCTCGGAATCGGGACGGGGCCTGTCCATCCTCAATGAGCTAGCCGATCGATGCAAATTCGGGAGTGGGAGAGTCTGGATTAGAAAGGGCGTTATGAATGGGGAAGAAAATCCTAGTAGTGGATGA